From a region of the Geothrix sp. 21YS21S-2 genome:
- a CDS encoding exonuclease domain-containing protein translates to MALSASALVAVVDTETTGLYPSRDRLVEIAVVLLEVETATGRLLRTLDAYQELNDPGMPIPAIATSIHGITDAMVRGRRIDPARVAALLARADLVVAHNSGFDKGFVRQVMPQADTLVWGCSCRGIPWRRLHPALESTRLQHLAERLRIPSGTAHRAMGDVETTINLVLLPDGDGNAHLLHLITRKLAPIRSPRSLRTGPPA, encoded by the coding sequence GTGGCGCTTTCCGCTTCCGCCCTCGTCGCCGTCGTGGACACCGAGACCACGGGCCTCTACCCTTCCCGGGACCGCCTCGTGGAGATCGCCGTGGTGCTGCTGGAAGTGGAGACCGCCACGGGGCGCCTGCTGCGCACCCTGGACGCCTACCAGGAACTGAACGACCCCGGCATGCCCATCCCCGCCATCGCCACCTCGATCCACGGCATCACCGACGCCATGGTCCGGGGCCGGCGCATCGACCCGGCCCGGGTGGCCGCGCTCCTGGCCCGGGCCGACCTGGTGGTGGCCCACAACAGCGGCTTCGACAAGGGCTTCGTGCGCCAGGTGATGCCCCAGGCCGACACCCTGGTGTGGGGCTGCTCCTGCCGCGGCATCCCCTGGCGCAGGCTCCACCCCGCCCTGGAGAGCACCCGCCTCCAGCACCTGGCCGAGCGGCTCCGGATCCCTTCGGGCACGGCCCACCGGGCCATGGGCGACGTGGAGACGACGATCAACCTCGTGCTGCTGCCGGACGGTGACGGAAATGCGCACCTCCTGCACCTCATCACCCGCAAGCTGGCGCCGATCCGGTCGCCGCGAAGCTTGAGGACAGGCCCGCCAGCCTAG
- a CDS encoding slipin family protein, whose translation MPAQLAGLGCTFPIILGVIFWLASCIRVINEYERAVIFTLGKVGAVPKGPGLIFVLRPFQRAVVVSLRTVVLDVPSQDIITRDNVSLKVSAVVYFKVLDTKQAIIGVENYYFATSQIAQTTLRSVLGEVSLDELLAAREKLSVRLREIIDRSTEPWGVEVTSVELKSVDLPEQIQRAMGKQAEAEREKRAKVIAAEGELMASTQLLEAADKISQNPVAIQMRYLQTLTEIAVEKNSTIVFPLPMELMKAFEKFAAK comes from the coding sequence ATGCCCGCACAACTCGCAGGTCTCGGCTGCACCTTTCCGATCATCCTGGGCGTCATCTTCTGGCTGGCGTCCTGCATCCGGGTGATCAACGAGTACGAACGGGCGGTGATCTTCACGCTCGGCAAGGTGGGAGCCGTGCCCAAGGGCCCGGGACTCATCTTCGTCCTGCGCCCCTTCCAGCGCGCGGTGGTCGTGAGCCTTCGCACCGTGGTCCTGGACGTGCCCAGCCAGGACATCATCACCCGGGACAACGTGAGCCTGAAGGTGAGCGCGGTGGTCTACTTCAAGGTCCTGGACACGAAGCAGGCCATCATCGGCGTGGAGAACTACTACTTCGCCACCAGCCAGATCGCGCAGACCACGCTCCGGTCGGTGCTGGGCGAGGTGAGCCTCGACGAGCTGCTGGCCGCCCGCGAGAAGCTGAGCGTGCGCCTGCGCGAGATCATCGACCGCTCCACGGAGCCCTGGGGCGTGGAGGTCACCAGCGTCGAGCTGAAGTCCGTGGACCTGCCCGAGCAGATCCAGCGCGCCATGGGCAAGCAGGCCGAGGCCGAGCGCGAGAAGCGCGCCAAGGTGATCGCCGCCGAGGGCGAGCTCATGGCCTCCACCCAGCTGCTGGAAGCCGCCGACAAGATCAGCCAGAACCCCGTGGCCATCCAGATGCGCTACCTCCAGACCCTCACGGAGATCGCCGTGGAGAAGAACAGCACCATCGTCTTCCCCCTGCCCATGGAGCTCATGAAGGCCTTCGAGAAGTTCGCGGCGAAGTAG
- a CDS encoding MBL fold metallo-hydrolase produces the protein MLKLESFAVGPLGCNCTLLWNPGTAQGVVVDPGGEGARIALRVQALGFKVAALLHTHAHFDHVGATRELQELWQCPALLHPADLFLLDALDMQTGIFGMDAIPRPDTAPLAEGDVHGGLATLHTPGHTPGSCCFHGEFERGGVVLAGDTLFQGGVGRTDLWGGSWEHLEQSIQRELYALPDATLVIPGHGPATTIGEEAAGNPYVRR, from the coding sequence GTGCTCAAGCTCGAATCCTTTGCCGTAGGCCCCCTGGGCTGCAACTGCACCCTCCTCTGGAATCCCGGGACCGCCCAGGGCGTCGTGGTGGATCCCGGCGGCGAGGGGGCCCGCATCGCCCTCAGGGTCCAGGCCCTGGGCTTCAAGGTGGCCGCCCTCCTCCACACCCACGCCCACTTCGACCACGTCGGGGCCACCCGGGAGCTCCAGGAGCTCTGGCAGTGCCCCGCCCTGCTCCACCCGGCGGATCTCTTCCTCCTGGACGCCCTGGACATGCAGACGGGGATCTTCGGAATGGACGCCATCCCCCGCCCCGACACCGCGCCCCTGGCCGAGGGCGACGTGCACGGCGGCCTGGCCACACTGCATACGCCAGGGCACACGCCCGGCTCCTGCTGCTTCCACGGCGAGTTCGAGCGCGGGGGCGTCGTGCTGGCCGGGGACACCCTCTTCCAGGGCGGCGTGGGCCGCACCGACCTGTGGGGGGGCAGCTGGGAGCACCTGGAGCAGAGCATCCAGCGCGAGCTGTACGCGCTGCCGGACGCCACCCTCGTGATCCCGGGGCACGGCCCGGCCACCACCATCGGGGAGGAGGCGGCGGGCAACCCGTACGTCCGCCGATGA
- a CDS encoding response regulator → MEFLAPQSLRSRVTLMLLFTAGLAMVLSALCFLAFEAWSLRAAAAGDLRSLGSIISYNASPSVAFDVPTPASKILGVLKEHKHLTTARIHRSDGSVLARYPAGSPLYEPFLPVAGAREEVKATASGNLAMTCFIRSEEGHPIGVLYLESDQGEFISRIVWAGIVLAAITLLMGVATFLFASRFQGVLTRPILGLVEVVTRVSSSQDYGLRALKGSGDELGLLAESINTMLARIQDQDARLAGHRDHLEREVALRTGELVQANSELQVAKDRAEASSRAKSSFLANMSHELRTPLNAILLYSEVIKNEAEDAGAADILEDAARVDQAGRHLLHLINDILDLAKIEAGKMTLVNEPFQVRDLLEEVLGTVSSLAAQNGNALSLDCGPGLDGMVGDPTKVRQVLLNLLSNACKFTRGGAIHVNGRLEGDWLSLSVTDTGIGIAPEQVERIFNEFIQGDDSTTRRFGGTGLGLSLSRKFCQMMGGDVRVKSALGQGSTFTILLPLRPTRESLRNEPGAPPQQRGRTVLLVDDDPSLLDSLSRLLARDGYSARCARDGREGLALARELRPGLIVLDVLLPRMDGWEVLAALKADPELAGIPVVMLTILDEAEKGLSLGAVDYLNKPLDRDRLRRVLARHLAPEPPASVLVVEDDPPTREAMARILRSQGFETATAGDGLQALERMAERRPEAILLDLMMPNMDGFEFLVARQERPEWADIPLVAVTARELTAADRVALRNAGVVKALQKGVYGRGELLEEVRRLVGRSLPGEET, encoded by the coding sequence ATGGAATTCCTCGCTCCCCAGTCCTTGCGCAGCAGGGTCACCCTGATGCTCCTTTTCACGGCGGGCCTGGCGATGGTGCTGTCGGCGCTGTGCTTCCTGGCCTTCGAGGCCTGGTCCCTGCGGGCCGCCGCCGCCGGCGACCTGCGGAGCCTGGGGAGCATCATCTCCTACAACGCGAGCCCCTCCGTCGCCTTCGACGTGCCCACCCCGGCCTCCAAGATCCTGGGCGTGCTCAAGGAGCACAAGCACCTCACGACGGCCCGCATCCACCGCTCCGACGGGTCCGTCCTGGCCCGCTATCCTGCCGGGTCCCCCCTGTACGAGCCTTTCCTGCCGGTGGCCGGCGCCCGGGAGGAGGTGAAGGCCACCGCCTCGGGGAACCTGGCCATGACCTGCTTCATCCGGAGCGAGGAGGGCCACCCCATCGGGGTCCTGTACCTGGAATCGGACCAGGGGGAGTTCATCAGCCGGATCGTCTGGGCCGGGATCGTGCTCGCGGCCATCACGCTCCTGATGGGCGTCGCCACCTTCCTGTTCGCGTCCCGGTTCCAGGGCGTGCTCACCCGGCCCATCCTGGGCCTCGTGGAGGTCGTGACCCGCGTCTCGTCGAGCCAGGACTACGGCCTGCGGGCCCTGAAGGGGAGCGGCGACGAGCTGGGCCTGCTGGCGGAGAGCATCAACACGATGCTGGCCCGCATCCAGGACCAGGACGCCAGGCTCGCCGGCCACCGGGACCACCTGGAGCGGGAGGTGGCCCTGCGCACCGGGGAGCTGGTGCAGGCCAACAGCGAGCTCCAGGTCGCCAAGGACCGCGCGGAGGCGTCCAGCCGCGCCAAGAGCTCCTTCCTGGCCAACATGAGCCACGAGCTGCGCACGCCGCTGAACGCCATCCTGCTCTACAGCGAGGTCATCAAGAACGAGGCCGAGGACGCGGGCGCCGCCGACATCCTCGAGGACGCGGCCCGGGTTGACCAGGCGGGGCGCCACCTCCTGCACCTCATCAACGACATCCTCGACCTGGCCAAGATCGAGGCGGGCAAGATGACGCTGGTGAACGAGCCGTTCCAGGTGCGCGACCTGCTGGAGGAGGTCCTGGGCACCGTGTCGAGCCTCGCCGCCCAGAACGGAAACGCATTGAGCCTGGACTGCGGGCCCGGCCTGGACGGGATGGTGGGCGACCCCACCAAGGTGCGCCAGGTGCTCCTGAACCTGCTGAGCAACGCCTGCAAGTTCACCCGGGGCGGCGCCATCCACGTGAATGGGCGCCTGGAGGGCGACTGGCTGAGCCTCTCCGTGACCGACACCGGCATCGGCATCGCCCCCGAGCAGGTGGAGCGCATCTTCAACGAATTCATCCAGGGGGACGACTCCACCACCCGGCGCTTCGGCGGAACGGGCCTGGGCCTGTCCTTGAGCCGGAAGTTCTGTCAGATGATGGGCGGGGACGTCCGCGTGAAGAGCGCCCTCGGGCAGGGGTCCACCTTCACCATCCTGCTGCCCCTGCGGCCCACCCGGGAGTCCCTCCGGAATGAGCCCGGGGCGCCGCCGCAGCAGCGGGGGCGCACCGTCCTCCTGGTGGACGACGATCCGTCCCTCCTGGATTCCCTGTCCCGGCTGCTGGCGAGGGACGGCTATTCGGCGCGGTGCGCCCGGGACGGGCGGGAAGGCCTCGCCCTGGCCCGGGAGCTCCGGCCGGGGCTCATCGTCCTGGACGTCCTGCTGCCGCGCATGGACGGCTGGGAGGTGCTGGCCGCCCTCAAGGCGGACCCCGAACTGGCCGGCATCCCCGTCGTCATGCTCACCATCCTGGACGAAGCCGAGAAGGGGCTCTCCCTGGGCGCCGTGGACTACCTGAACAAGCCCCTGGACCGCGACCGCCTCCGGCGCGTGCTGGCCCGGCATCTGGCCCCGGAACCCCCGGCCTCGGTGCTGGTGGTGGAGGACGATCCGCCCACCCGCGAGGCCATGGCCCGGATCCTCCGGTCCCAGGGCTTCGAGACCGCCACCGCCGGGGACGGCCTCCAGGCCCTGGAACGCATGGCGGAGCGCAGGCCCGAGGCCATCCTCCTGGATCTCATGATGCCGAACATGGACGGCTTCGAGTTCCTGGTGGCCCGGCAGGAGCGTCCGGAATGGGCCGACATTCCCCTTGTTGCCGTTACGGCGCGGGAGCTCACCGCCGCGGACCGGGTGGCGCTGCGCAACGCCGGGGTCGTGAAGGCCCTGCAGAAGGGCGTCTACGGGCGCGGGGAGCTGCTGGAGGAGGTCCGGCGGCTGGTGGGGCGGAGCCTTCCGGGCGAGGAAACATAA
- a CDS encoding c-type cytochrome produces MGYLYLNTRFGARKKGKLMKLLSIFTLAALLAAPLAAEPKGSDTKGKFFFKKNCKSCHVENGKAAVVTPLSKTQAQWRKVFDAGKHGRTGEGFSPKYGTPEQILDIKTFLINHASDSPQPETCGG; encoded by the coding sequence TTGGGTTACCTCTACCTCAACACGCGCTTCGGCGCCCGGAAGAAAGGAAAACTCATGAAATTACTATCGATCTTCACGCTGGCCGCCCTCCTGGCGGCCCCCCTCGCCGCGGAGCCCAAGGGCAGCGACACCAAGGGGAAGTTCTTCTTCAAGAAGAACTGCAAGTCCTGCCACGTGGAGAACGGGAAGGCCGCTGTGGTGACCCCCCTTTCCAAGACCCAGGCCCAGTGGCGCAAGGTCTTCGACGCCGGCAAGCACGGGAGGACGGGCGAGGGCTTCTCGCCGAAGTACGGCACCCCCGAACAGATCCTGGACATCAAGACCTTCCTGATCAACCACGCCTCCGATTCCCCCCAGCCCGAAACCTGCGGCGGCTGA